In one window of bacterium DNA:
- the sbtA gene encoding SbtA family thio(seleno)oxazole RiPP natural product precursor, with protein MEGRELKKYLAGVSIASLAAAGITVATVQGAMSG; from the coding sequence ATGGAGGGACGGGAGCTGAAGAAGTATCTCGCCGGGGTCAGCATCGCGAGCCTCGCCGCGGCGGGGATCACGGTCGCGACGGTCCAGGGGGCGATGTCCGGCTGA
- a CDS encoding zinc-dependent metalloprotease family protein: MKRRRCLFNVVPALVLGAVCLGGLALPGPAEAAKPAKRSPDGVWTLRPGAASVPGGRAFSLDTRALNRILAAAPSETVAGARRPVLSLPLPGGAFARFRIERSPILSPALAQRYRSIRTYRGQGVDDPAATARLDVTPLGFHAQIISRSGTVLVDPAGRAYRSVRKQGLAPRPFACGTLDGGGPLALAIVPAAPSGDRLRTYRLAITATGEYTTFFGGEANAAAQIVTTVNRATGIYEPEVAVRFVIAATRIFTDPATDPFPTGSVVDDALLGQNQAELDANVGAANYDIGHIVTAGPAAGLAGIGVTCADGLKARGATALPNPVGDPFDVDVFSHVVGHQMGAHHTFNGTTDGCGATGRDAATAYEPGSGSTIMGLAGRCGAEDVQAQADAYFHTASFDEITAFRDGAGAACGVETPTGNNPPLVAAGPGFTIPRATPFTLTATATDADGDALSYCWEQFDLGAATPPPNMADGPLFRSRPPVPAPARTFPALADLLAGTPSPWERLPEVDRTLTFRVTARDNRAGGGGVNHDGLTLTVSGEPFLLTAPASGATLECGDVAPLAWQVGGGSVAADVRALFSADGGATFSELLASTPNDGAESITVPTSLTAAARVRLDALGNVFFALSGPLSVTDTKPPVVTAPPDLPAVECTSPAGASPLLGLAVAADLCDAAPAVTNNAPAIFPFGTTTVTWTGTDASGNSGTDAQLVTVVDTTPPSIDAPPDVVAECTSPLGTPVDLGTPVVSDVCDDAVTVTNDAPALFPLGMTTVLWTAVDNFDNSASDSQKVTVRDTTAPVFTVTLSPAVLWPPNHRLVTIRATIVVRDACDAAPAVRLVSVVSDEPDNGRGDGNTVNDVQGVAAGTDDREFQVRAERAGGGDGRVYTVTYEVQDASGNVTTHTATVTVPHDQGR; this comes from the coding sequence ATGAAACGCCGGAGATGTCTGTTCAACGTGGTGCCCGCACTCGTGCTGGGCGCAGTCTGCCTTGGGGGCCTGGCGCTGCCGGGCCCGGCTGAGGCGGCGAAGCCAGCGAAGCGCTCTCCCGACGGCGTCTGGACGCTGCGGCCGGGGGCGGCCAGCGTCCCCGGGGGACGGGCCTTCTCGCTGGACACGCGGGCGCTCAACCGCATCCTCGCCGCGGCTCCGTCCGAGACGGTGGCGGGCGCGCGGCGGCCCGTGCTGAGCCTGCCGCTGCCGGGCGGCGCCTTCGCCCGGTTCCGCATCGAGCGCTCGCCGATCCTCTCGCCCGCGCTGGCGCAGCGCTACCGCTCCATCAGGACCTACCGCGGCCAGGGCGTCGACGATCCGGCGGCCACGGCGCGCCTCGACGTGACGCCGCTGGGCTTCCACGCGCAGATCATCTCGCGGAGCGGGACGGTCCTCGTCGACCCGGCCGGCCGCGCCTATCGCAGCGTCCGCAAGCAGGGCCTGGCCCCGCGGCCGTTCGCGTGCGGCACCCTGGACGGCGGCGGGCCTCTCGCGCTCGCCATCGTGCCCGCGGCCCCCTCGGGTGACCGCCTCCGGACCTACCGGCTGGCGATCACGGCGACGGGCGAGTACACGACCTTCTTCGGCGGCGAGGCCAACGCCGCCGCGCAGATCGTGACGACGGTGAACCGCGCCACCGGCATCTACGAGCCGGAGGTCGCCGTGCGCTTCGTCATCGCCGCGACGCGCATCTTCACCGACCCCGCGACCGACCCGTTCCCGACCGGCAGCGTGGTCGACGACGCCCTCCTGGGCCAGAACCAGGCCGAGCTGGACGCGAATGTCGGGGCCGCCAACTACGACATCGGGCACATCGTCACGGCGGGCCCGGCCGCCGGCCTCGCCGGGATCGGGGTGACCTGCGCCGACGGTCTCAAGGCGCGCGGCGCGACCGCGCTGCCGAACCCCGTCGGCGACCCCTTCGACGTCGACGTCTTCTCGCACGTGGTCGGCCACCAGATGGGCGCGCACCACACCTTCAACGGCACGACGGACGGCTGCGGCGCCACGGGCCGCGACGCCGCGACCGCGTACGAGCCGGGCAGCGGCTCGACGATCATGGGGCTGGCCGGCCGCTGCGGCGCCGAGGACGTGCAGGCGCAGGCCGACGCCTACTTCCACACCGCGAGCTTCGACGAGATCACCGCCTTCCGCGACGGCGCGGGCGCGGCCTGCGGCGTCGAGACGCCGACGGGCAACAACCCGCCGCTGGTCGCCGCGGGGCCCGGCTTCACGATCCCGCGCGCGACGCCGTTCACGCTCACCGCGACGGCGACCGATGCCGACGGCGACGCGCTCAGCTACTGCTGGGAGCAGTTCGACCTCGGCGCCGCCACGCCGCCGCCGAACATGGCGGACGGCCCGCTCTTCCGCTCGCGCCCGCCGGTGCCGGCGCCGGCGCGGACCTTCCCCGCGCTGGCCGATCTGCTCGCCGGCACGCCGAGCCCCTGGGAGCGGCTGCCCGAGGTCGACCGGACGCTGACGTTCCGGGTCACCGCCCGCGACAACCGCGCCGGCGGCGGTGGCGTGAACCATGACGGCCTCACGCTCACCGTCAGCGGCGAGCCCTTCCTGCTGACCGCGCCGGCGTCCGGCGCCACGCTCGAGTGCGGCGATGTCGCGCCGCTGGCCTGGCAGGTCGGCGGCGGCTCCGTCGCCGCGGACGTGCGCGCGCTGTTCTCCGCCGACGGGGGCGCGACCTTCAGCGAGCTGCTCGCGTCGACCCCCAACGACGGCGCGGAGTCCATCACCGTGCCGACCTCGCTCACGGCCGCGGCGCGAGTCAGGCTCGACGCGCTCGGCAACGTCTTCTTTGCGCTCTCGGGGCCGCTCTCCGTGACCGACACCAAGCCCCCCGTGGTCACCGCGCCGCCCGATCTGCCCGCGGTGGAGTGCACCTCGCCGGCCGGCGCTTCGCCGCTGCTCGGGCTCGCGGTCGCGGCCGACCTGTGCGACGCGGCGCCCGCGGTGACGAACAACGCCCCGGCCATCTTCCCGTTCGGCACGACGACGGTGACGTGGACCGGCACGGACGCCAGCGGCAACAGCGGGACGGACGCGCAGCTGGTGACGGTGGTCGACACGACGCCGCCGTCGATCGACGCGCCGCCCGATGTGGTCGCCGAGTGCACCTCGCCGCTGGGCACGCCGGTGGACCTGGGCACCCCGGTGGTCAGCGACGTCTGCGACGACGCGGTGACCGTCACGAACGACGCGCCGGCGCTCTTCCCGCTGGGTATGACGACGGTGCTCTGGACCGCGGTGGACAACTTCGACAACAGCGCCAGCGACAGCCAGAAGGTCACGGTCAGGGACACGACGGCGCCGGTGTTCACCGTGACGCTCTCGCCCGCGGTGCTCTGGCCGCCGAACCACAGGCTGGTGACCATCCGGGCCACGATCGTCGTGCGGGACGCCTGCGACGCGGCGCCGGCGGTCCGGCTGGTCTCCGTCGTCAGCGACGAGCCGGACAACGGCCGGGGCGACGGCAACACGGTGAACGATGTCCAGGGCGTCGCGGCCGGCACCGACGACCGCGAGTTCCAGGTGCGGGCCGAGCGCGCCGGGGGCGGGGACGGCCGGGTCTACACCGTCACGTACGAGGTGCAGGACGCCAGCGGCAACGTCACGACGCACACGGCCACGGTGACGGTTCCCCACGATCAGGGCCGGTAG
- a CDS encoding pirin family protein, with product MTAKRSVADIWRSRPTLEGAGVSLHRVFGNEQVPRLDPFLLLDDFGSADPADYLPGFPWHPHRGIETVTYLDRGLVEHGDSLGNGGTIGPGDVQWMTAGGGIIHQEMPKAPPDRVLSGFQLWVNLPAKHKMMAPRYRGLVAADIPVIELARGVSVRLIAGEAGGVHGPVRDLVVDAAYLDAVATPGATCVHVVPARHRCFAYVVDGEAAFAGSGRVDAGQLVLFEGKGTVAAAAGPRGCRYLLVSGEPIGEPVAWYGPIVMNTQEELETAFREYRAGTFLRHSA from the coding sequence GTGACCGCGAAGCGCAGCGTGGCCGACATCTGGCGGAGCCGGCCGACGCTGGAGGGGGCGGGCGTCAGCCTGCACCGCGTCTTCGGCAACGAGCAGGTGCCGCGGCTCGACCCCTTCCTGTTGCTCGACGACTTCGGCAGCGCGGACCCCGCGGACTACCTCCCGGGCTTCCCGTGGCACCCGCACCGCGGCATCGAGACCGTGACGTACCTCGACCGCGGGCTGGTCGAGCACGGCGACAGCCTCGGCAACGGCGGCACGATCGGCCCGGGGGACGTGCAGTGGATGACCGCCGGCGGCGGCATCATCCACCAGGAGATGCCCAAGGCGCCCCCCGATCGCGTGCTCAGCGGCTTCCAGCTCTGGGTCAACCTCCCCGCGAAGCACAAGATGATGGCGCCGCGCTACCGCGGGCTGGTCGCGGCGGACATCCCGGTCATCGAGCTGGCCCGCGGGGTGAGCGTCAGGCTCATCGCGGGCGAGGCCGGCGGCGTGCACGGCCCGGTGCGCGACCTCGTCGTCGACGCCGCCTACCTCGACGCCGTCGCCACCCCGGGCGCCACCTGCGTCCACGTCGTGCCGGCGCGCCACCGCTGCTTCGCCTACGTGGTGGACGGGGAGGCGGCGTTCGCCGGCTCCGGGCGCGTCGACGCCGGGCAGCTCGTCCTGTTCGAGGGGAAGGGAACCGTGGCCGCAGCGGCCGGCCCGCGGGGCTGCCGCTACCTGCTCGTCTCGGGCGAGCCGATCGGCGAGCCGGTGGCCTGGTACGGCCCGATCGTCATGAACACCCAGGAGGAGCTGGAGACCGCCTTCCGCGAGTACCGCGCGGGGACGTTCCTCCGCCATTCCGCTTGA
- a CDS encoding dienelactone hydrolase family protein, whose amino-acid sequence MTARAAVIEGREVQYASGTTTLRGYFAYDSALEGKRPGVLVVHEWWGLNDYTRRRARMLAELGYAALAVDMFGDGKTAAHPDDAGKFAGELTKDPETTKARFLAGLEFLKAQPQTDAGRIAAIGYCMGGGVVLNMARAGLDLKGVASFHGSLAPVYKAAPGGIKARLLVMHGADDTFVPPEAVAAFKQEMADAKADMTFIAYPGAKHSFTNPDADEYGKKFNLPLAYNAEADRASWEELRMFLGQVLK is encoded by the coding sequence ATGACCGCGCGCGCGGCCGTCATCGAAGGGCGCGAGGTGCAGTACGCCTCCGGGACGACCACGCTCAGGGGGTACTTCGCGTACGACTCCGCGCTGGAAGGCAAGCGCCCCGGCGTGCTCGTCGTCCACGAGTGGTGGGGGCTCAACGACTACACGCGCCGCCGCGCCCGGATGCTCGCGGAACTCGGCTACGCCGCGCTGGCCGTGGACATGTTCGGCGACGGGAAGACCGCGGCGCACCCCGACGACGCGGGCAAGTTCGCGGGCGAGCTGACGAAGGACCCCGAGACCACCAAGGCGCGGTTCCTCGCCGGGCTCGAGTTCCTCAAGGCGCAGCCGCAGACGGACGCGGGGCGCATCGCCGCCATCGGCTACTGCATGGGCGGCGGCGTCGTGCTGAACATGGCTCGCGCCGGGCTGGACCTCAAGGGGGTCGCGAGCTTCCACGGCAGCCTCGCCCCGGTCTACAAGGCGGCGCCCGGCGGGATCAAGGCGCGGCTCCTCGTGATGCACGGCGCCGACGACACCTTCGTGCCGCCGGAGGCGGTCGCCGCCTTCAAGCAGGAGATGGCGGACGCGAAGGCCGACATGACCTTCATCGCGTACCCGGGGGCGAAGCACAGCTTCACGAACCCGGACGCGGACGAGTACGGCAAGAAGTTCAACCTGCCGCTCGCGTACAACGCCGAGGCCGACCGCGCCTCGTGGGAGGAGCTCAGGATGTTCCTCGGGCAGGTCCTCAAGTAG
- a CDS encoding class I SAM-dependent methyltransferase translates to MDIPRIFNITESAHRIHNPITPEKLATLGAALRLEAGTRVLDLGSGSGEMLCTWARDHGIIGIGIDMSQLFTEQARLRAEELGVADQVTFIHGDAAGYVSDDKAGVAACVGATWIAGGVAGTIELLARSLRAGGIILIGEPYWRQLPPTEDVAKGCRANSIRDFLVLPELLASFGRLGYDVVEMVLADQDGWDRYEAAKWLTMRRWLEANPDDELAKDVRAQLTSEPERHAAYTREYLGWGVFALMPR, encoded by the coding sequence ACGGATCTTCAACATCACTGAGAGTGCTCACCGCATCCACAACCCGATCACTCCAGAAAAGCTCGCCACTCTCGGCGCGGCGTTGCGTCTGGAAGCGGGGACCCGCGTGCTCGATCTCGGCAGCGGTTCGGGGGAGATGCTGTGTACCTGGGCACGCGATCACGGAATCATCGGCATCGGCATCGACATGAGCCAGTTGTTTACCGAGCAAGCGAGACTTCGCGCTGAGGAACTCGGCGTTGCCGATCAAGTCACGTTCATCCATGGTGATGCTGCCGGCTACGTCTCGGACGACAAGGCCGGTGTGGCGGCCTGTGTCGGTGCCACTTGGATCGCCGGGGGAGTCGCCGGCACTATCGAGCTTCTGGCGCGGAGCCTGCGCGCCGGAGGGATCATCCTCATAGGCGAGCCTTACTGGAGGCAGTTGCCGCCGACGGAAGATGTTGCCAAGGGGTGCCGCGCCAACTCAATCCGCGACTTTCTCGTGCTTCCAGAACTTCTCGCGTCTTTCGGCCGCCTTGGCTATGATGTCGTTGAAATGGTTCTGGCTGACCAGGACGGCTGGGACAGATACGAGGCGGCAAAATGGCTCACCATGCGCCGATGGCTTGAAGCCAATCCCGACGACGAGTTGGCGAAAGATGTTCGGGCCCAACTGACCTCGGAGCCCGAACGCCACGCCGCTTACACGCGTGAATACCTGGGCTGGGGTGTGTTCGCGCTGATGCCGCGGTGA
- a CDS encoding DNA topoisomerase, with product LDEAAAARLAGGLAGRPARVRGVEEKRFSSSPKPPFTTSTLQQEAGRKLGMTARRAMESAQRLYENGFITYMRTDSVKLSDQAVSAARALVQSRYGGEYLPERPRSWEAKSRNAQEAHEAIRPAGERFRDPDEVEREIGGGDARLYELIWKRTVASQMKDALLKSVAATFDAALAGDGAGVAKAAELVARGKTVLFDGFLRAYIEGADEPEAGAEGEREATLPPLAAGDVAQVAEARPAGHRTKPPARYTEAGLVQKLEELGIGRPSTYASIIGTILDREYAVKRGPALVPTPVAFAVVQLMERLAPTLVDYSFTAEMEDRLDAIALGGLQRQAFLDEFYRGDRPGLHAIVTEHAAEIDPKQIGTIALGEHEGRAIALRVGRFGPYLEWGEQRASVPEGLAPDEITVAKALELLAAASQGEEPIGHAPDGTAVYLRTGRFGPYVQLGEDDGDKKHKPKRASLFKSMDPRRVTLEQALQLLSLPRELGVAADGGTVVARSGRFGPYLEKTVPGAEKPKTRSLASEEQLLTVTLAEAEALFAVPKRGRGRGAAREPLRELGTDPVSGAPVVVRDGRYGVYVTDGTTNATLPKGTSVEELTLGEAARLLAARREAAPAKKRAGGRRRAK from the coding sequence CTCGACGAGGCGGCCGCCGCGCGGCTCGCCGGCGGCCTCGCGGGGCGCCCGGCGCGGGTGCGCGGCGTCGAGGAGAAGCGCTTCTCGTCCTCGCCGAAGCCCCCCTTCACGACCTCGACGCTGCAGCAGGAGGCGGGGCGCAAGCTGGGCATGACGGCCCGCCGCGCGATGGAGAGCGCGCAGCGGCTCTACGAGAACGGCTTCATCACCTACATGCGCACCGACAGCGTCAAGCTCTCGGACCAGGCCGTGTCCGCGGCCCGGGCGCTGGTGCAGTCGCGCTACGGCGGCGAGTACCTGCCGGAGCGCCCGCGCTCCTGGGAGGCGAAGTCGCGCAACGCGCAGGAGGCGCACGAGGCGATCCGGCCCGCCGGGGAGCGGTTCCGCGACCCGGACGAGGTCGAGCGGGAGATCGGCGGCGGCGACGCGCGCCTCTACGAGCTGATCTGGAAGCGCACGGTCGCCTCGCAGATGAAGGACGCGCTGCTCAAGTCCGTGGCGGCGACGTTCGACGCGGCCCTCGCGGGCGACGGCGCCGGCGTCGCGAAGGCGGCCGAGCTGGTGGCGCGCGGCAAGACCGTCCTCTTCGACGGCTTCCTGCGCGCCTACATCGAGGGCGCGGACGAGCCGGAGGCGGGCGCCGAGGGCGAGCGCGAGGCCACGCTCCCGCCGCTGGCGGCCGGCGACGTGGCGCAGGTGGCGGAGGCGCGCCCCGCCGGCCATCGCACGAAGCCGCCGGCGCGCTACACGGAGGCCGGCCTCGTGCAGAAGCTCGAGGAGCTGGGCATCGGGCGCCCCTCGACCTACGCGAGCATCATCGGCACCATCCTCGACCGCGAGTACGCCGTCAAGCGCGGGCCGGCGCTCGTGCCGACGCCGGTCGCCTTCGCGGTCGTGCAGCTCATGGAGCGGCTGGCGCCGACGCTCGTCGACTACTCCTTCACCGCCGAGATGGAGGACCGGCTCGACGCGATCGCCCTCGGCGGGCTGCAGCGGCAGGCTTTCCTCGACGAGTTCTACCGCGGCGACCGGCCGGGCCTGCACGCGATCGTCACCGAGCATGCCGCCGAGATCGACCCGAAACAGATCGGCACGATCGCGCTCGGCGAGCACGAGGGGCGCGCCATCGCGCTGCGCGTCGGGCGCTTCGGCCCGTATCTCGAGTGGGGGGAGCAGCGGGCGAGCGTCCCCGAGGGGCTCGCCCCCGACGAGATCACCGTCGCGAAGGCGCTCGAGCTGCTGGCCGCCGCCAGCCAGGGCGAGGAGCCCATCGGGCACGCCCCGGACGGGACCGCGGTGTACCTGCGCACCGGCCGCTTCGGCCCTTACGTGCAGCTCGGCGAGGACGACGGCGACAAGAAGCACAAGCCGAAGCGCGCATCGCTCTTCAAGTCGATGGACCCGCGCCGGGTGACCCTCGAGCAGGCGCTGCAGCTGCTCTCGCTGCCGCGCGAGCTGGGCGTGGCCGCGGACGGCGGGACCGTCGTGGCGCGCTCCGGCCGCTTCGGCCCCTACCTCGAGAAGACCGTCCCGGGTGCCGAGAAACCCAAGACACGCAGCCTCGCGAGCGAGGAGCAACTGCTCACCGTGACGCTCGCGGAGGCCGAGGCGCTGTTCGCGGTGCCCAAGCGCGGGCGGGGGCGCGGCGCGGCGCGCGAGCCCCTGCGCGAGCTGGGGACGGACCCGGTCAGCGGCGCGCCGGTCGTGGTGCGCGACGGGCGCTACGGCGTCTACGTGACGGACGGGACGACGAACGCGACGCTGCCCAAGGGCACGAGCGTCGAGGAACTGACGCTCGGCGAGGCCGCGCGCCTGCTGGCGGCGCGCCGCGAGGCCGCCCCGGCGAAGAAGCGGGCCGGCGGCCGGCGGCGCGCAAAATAG